TGTCGTGTGGGTGGAAATGGTCCCCTCCGGATCCCGGCGCTGGGGGTGCAAGATTAGAGCGTTACCATCGGGCGGTTGCAGCCGTCTTGTTGCTGATCACACGCTCGCATTCATACCCGTTCGCCTTCGTGCTAGGGTCGCTGGATGCGAGTTGCCCCCGGGAGCAATCCCGGGGGTTTTTTTTGTCTCTCGTCTTCTCGTCTTCTCGTCTTCTCCCCTATGAGGAATAATACGCCGCATTCTCCTCGACGTACCCCTTGGTGAGGTCGCATCCGTAGGCGACGGCGGTCGCCGTCCCCACTCCCAGGTCGACGACGAGGTCGACGACCTCGCTCGCGAGCGTCGCGCGTACCGTGGCGTCGTCGAAGGCGAGTCGCATCCCTCCCTGCACCACCGGGAAGCCGTTGATCCAGGCGTCGGTGCGGTTGGCGACGACGGGGACCTCGAAGCACTTCCCGACCGCCATGAGGAGGCGCCCCACGTTGGGGTCGGCGCCGTGCACCATGGTCTTGACCAGCGGCGAGTTGACGAGCGACTTGGCCACGCGGCGCGCCTCGTCGTCGTTGCGCGCCCCGCGCACGGTGGCGCGGATGAGGTGCTCCGCCCCCTCGCCGTCGCGGGCCAGGATCTCCGTCATCCGGATGCACCCGGCGGTGAGCGCCGCCTGGAAGTCGCCCTCGTCCACGGGACCGGCGTGGCCGTTGGCGAGGATGGCGCAGGTGTCGGAGGTGCTGGTGTCGGTATCGACGGAGAGCATGTTGAACGAGACGTGCACCGCGGCGCGCAGCATCCGGTCGAGCGCCTCGGGCGAGAAGGCGGCGTCGGTGAAGATGTAGGCCAGCATCGTCGCCATGTTGGGCTCGATCATCCCCGATCCCTTCGCCACCCAGGTGATGGTGGCCTTTCCCACGCTCGCCGACAGCGCCTTGGGGTGCGTGTCGGTGGTCATGATCCCCTCCGCGCCTAACAAGGGATCGTCTTGCAGCTCGCCGGCCATGCCCGGGACCCCGGCCTCGATCTTCTCGATGGGGAGCGGGACGCCGATGACGCCGGTCGAGCTCACGAGGACGCGGTCGGCGCTCGTCCCGAGCTCGGCGGCGGCGGCCGCCGCCATGCGGCGGGCGCGACGGACCCCCTCGTCGCCGGTGGCCACGTTGCTGCACTTGCTGTTGGCGATGACGGCGCGCAGCCGCCCGCCGCGGATCGTCTCGCGCCCGAGGATGATCGGGGCCCCGGGAAAGTGATTGCGCGTGAAGAGCGCGGCCGCGCTGCACTCCACGTCGCTGGCAAAGAGGGTGAGGTCGCGCGCGGTGGGCTTGAGGCCGACGTTGCGGGAGGCGCAGCGAAACCCCCGCGGGAAGCGCGGGGGCTCGTGGAATGCGATCGGTTGGGTCACGGGGAGGATGGCGCCGGAGGAGGGGAGAGGAGGGAGGGGAGAGGAGAAAGGGGGCGGTCGAAAAATCGAGGGGCGAGAGTGGCGGCGCCAGTGCGCGCTATATTCGCCCCATGATCACCGCCATTACGCGACCGGTGTCGCGCTCCATCGCCCAGTGCGAGCTGACGCACGTGGCGCGCACCCCCATCGACCTCGAGATCGCCCGGCGGCAGCACGCCGAGTACGAGGCGGCGCTCGAGTCACTCGGTGTTCTCATCGTCCGGCTCCCCGAGCTCCCCGATCACCCCGACGCGGTGTTCGTCGAGGACACGGCGCTGGTCCTGGACGAGGTGGCGGTCCTCACACGCCCCGGGGCGGAGAGCCGGCGCGGGGAGGTCGACGCGATGGCCGAGGCCCTTGCCCCCTTCCGGCGCACCGTGCGCATCACCGGGGAGGCGACGCTGGACGGGGGGGACGTGTTGCGGCTGGGGCGGACCCTCTACGTCGGGCGCTCGCGGCGCACGTCGGCCGAGGGGGTTGCCGCGCTTGGCGCGCTGGTGGCGCCGTATGGCTATGCGGTGTGCGAGGTCCCGGTGCGGGGGGCGTTGCACCTGAAGTCGGCGGCAACGCAGGTGGGACCGGAGTGGATCCTCGTCAACCCGGAGTGGGTCGACGCCGCGCACTTCGAGGGGTACGACGCGCTCACGGTCGATGCGGGGGAGCCGTTTGCCGCCAACGCGGTCCTGGTGAACGGGGCGGTGGTCCATTCCACCGCCTTCCCGCGCACGCAGGCCATGCTGCGCGCGCACGGGATCCGGGTGGTGGGGGTGGACGCGTCGGAGCTGGCGAAGGCCGAAGGGGGGGTGACCTGCTGCTCGCTCCTGTTCGATACGGTGGAGCCCTCGGCAGTGCTTGCCTAACGACCCGTGGGCGGATGCGCCCGGGGGGCTCGGCCGGCCGGTGGCGGGGACAGGTGCCGCGGGGGGGACCGGTCGTGCGCTCGCGGGGCGAACGCGAAAGGGCCCGCACCGACGGTGCGGGCCCCGCGTCATCCGGGTGCGTGGCCTTACTTGTGGCCCAGCTTGTAGACGTAGGCGGTGACGGCGTGACGCTGGGTTTCGGTCATCGGGACGCCGCCGTCGGGGGGCATCATGCTCGTGAACTGCTTGGGGGTCGAGACGCCGGCCTTGACGGTGTTGTAGATCCCTTCCCAGCTCCCGTCGCTGTGGAGCCACTCGCCGTCGGTGAGGTTCGGCGCCACCGTTGCCTGGGCGCCGTCGGGGCCGTGGCACGCCTGGCACGACGTGGCGCCGATGAGGCCGTGGAAGAGCGAGTCGCCCAGGGCGAGCATCTGGGGGGTGATCGTCGCCGGGTCGAACGACAGGTTGGAGGCGGCGGTCGCGGCCGCTGCCGGCTCCGCCGCGGCGTTCTCGGCGGCGGGTTCACCTCCACCACCGCAGGCAGTGACGACGAGCGCGAGGGCGGCGACGGGGATCAAGTGACGCATGCAGATTCCTCGATGAATGGGCGTGTTGTGGTCGTGACGGGTGGTACGGTCGTGCTCGGATGGAATGCTATAAAATTACTACAGGTATGGGGGTCGGGGAGATGCGGATACGCCTGTCTCAGAAGTCCCTACGCCGGAAGGCGCGGAGGGCGAAGAGCCCGGGGACGATGGACCAGGCGGCGAGTCCGCCCAGGGCCGCGGCGATTCCCAGCGGGCTCCCGAGGACGCGCTGCATCACCGCTCCAGTATAGCCCATGAGCGCCGAAACGTCGAACCGCAGGACGAGGAGGACGCGCGCCAGGTCGACGGGGTTGGCGAAGCTGAGGACGAGCATCGGCGTCTCCAGGGGGTAGTCCTGGAAGGTCATGGCGACCCACAGGATGAGCCCGTCGTAGGCCACGGTCATCAGGAGCCAGACGCCTAACGCGATGCCGAGTCCCTTGAGGCGGTCGGTCACGAGGCCGGCGATGAGGACGGCGAGCGCCCCGAAGACCGCGGTGAGGGCGCAGCCGGCCAGGAGCATCAGGGCCAGGAGCTGCAACGTCTCCGGGTCGGCGGCCCGCTGCATGAGGACGGGGATGGTGACGCCGATGATGAAGGCGCCCCAGAGCGGGAGGATGAGCCCCGCGAACAGGCCGTGGAACAGCGTGGGGCGTGCCACCGGCTGCGAGAGGAGGAGCTCGTTGAACTCGCGCTGCCCGTGCCAGTAGATGGTGCCGAAGACGATGGTGACGAGGGGGATGATCAGGACGACGACGTTGAGGAGCGAGAGGAGGGCGCGCGGCCCCGTCCCCCCCAGGCGGAGGAGGACGTCGGTGACGGCCAGGAAGAAGATGGCGTAGGCGATGACCCACCGGTTGCGCAGCACGTCCATGATGACGTAGCGCACGATCTTGAGGACGGTCGTCATGGCGTGGCGGGGGCGTCGGCGTGGGGTTGCACCTGTGGGGTCCTGGCCCCCTGGCGCATGAGGTGGGCGATGGCGCGCTCGAGCGTCAGCTCGCCGGTCAGCGCCTTGAGCTCGTCCTGCGTCCCCGAGAAGCGCACCTGCCCGTCGAGGAGGAAGGCGATGCGGTCGGAGAGCTCTTCCAGCTCGCTCAGGACGTGCGAGGTGAGGATGAAGGTGCGTCCGGCCTCGCGCTCCTGGCGGATCTTGGCCTTCAGCGTTCCGCTGGAGATGGGGTCGAGTCCGGCGGTGGGCTCGTCGAGGAGGAGGAGGTCGGGGCGGAAGAGGAAGGCGAGGGCGGCATTGACGCGCTGGCGCATCCCGCCGGAGAGCACGCGGATGGGGGTGTGGAGCACGTGTCCCAGGTCGAACTCCTCGACCAGCTGCTCGTCGCGGCCGGCGGCGGCGCCGCGGATGTCGGCCAGCATGCGGAAGACGTCGTAGGCGCAGAGGTTCTCGGGGAAGCGTGCCGCCTGCGGCATGTAGCCGATGTGCGCGCGATACGCCGAGCCGCCGTCGAGGCGGTGGCCATTGATGCTGACCTCGCCCTGGTCGGCGCGGACGAGGCCGAGGAGGATCTTGTTGAAGGTCGTCTTTCCCGACGCGTTGGGGCCGATGATGGCCGTCACCTGGCCGCGGGCCACGTCGAGGTCGAGCCCCTGCAGCACCTGCAGGCGGCCATAGCGCTTCCAGACGCCGCGGGCCCTAACCACGGGGAGCCTCGGCGGGTCGCTTCATGAGGGGGCGCTCGTCGAGCAAGGTCTCGGGGGTGAGGGTGGGGATGACGCGTTCGGCGAGGTCGAGGAGGTCGACCAACAGGCTCCGCAGGAGGATCAGCGTGGGGGGCGACTGCTCCACCACGAGGGCGAACAGGCGCACCGGCGCATGGGCCACGTCGCCGATCCCGTCGCGGTCGAGGTCGTAGCCGCGGTACCGGTCCCAGTAGTTCTCCTGGAAGCGCGAGAAGTTCGCGCGGCTGTTGGTCCCGACGTCGAAGGCGTTGGACTCGAAGACGTTGCGCTCGTACTGGTTCCCCTGCGCGTTGGCCAGCGTCTTGAGTGCCCACCCGTTGCCGCGGAAGGTGTTGCCGACGACGAGGTTCCGGTTGGCGCCCTCCAGGTAGAGGCCGACCGAGTTGGACAGGAAGAGGTTCTGCTCGATGCGCGAGTCGTTGATGTCCTTGAGGAGGAGGCCGTACGCCGCGCTCCCCCAATTGTGCTCGAAGCGGTTGCGGATCATCTCGACGCGGTTGGAATACATCACCGCGATCCCGTTGGCATTGTTGCGGTAGAGGTTCCCCTCGTAGCGGCAGTCGTCGGAGAACATGAAGTGCATGCCGTAGCGGGCGCTCCGCTCCGACCGGTTGCCGACGACGCGTCCGTGCTTCACGAACTCGAAGTAGATCCCGTCGCGGTGCCCGACGATGTCGTTGCCCAGCACCTGCACGCGCTCGCTGGACCAGATGTGGACCCCGTTGCCGGACACCGTCTGCGCGGCCTCGTGGCCGCGGATCACGTTGTCGCGCACGATGCAGTCCTGCACCTTGGCGAGGTAGATCGCGAAGAGCGTTTCCTCGAGGCGGTTCTTCTCCACCACGCAGCCGCGGGCGTCGTGCACCAGGATCCCGGCGCGCTCGTCGACCTGGCTGGGGCCCGTGTTGCGGAGGGTGAGGCCGCGCACGGTGACGTCGTCGGCTGCAACCTCGAGGATGGTGTGCTGCCCGCTCCCGTCGAGCACCGCGCCGGCCTCGCCTTCCAGCGTCAGCGCCCGGTCGATCCGGATGAGGGGTTCGCGGTAGGTCCCCGCCCGGACGACGATGCGCTGCCCGGGGCGGGCGCGGCTCACCGCGTCGCTCACGCGGTGCAGCGGGCCGCTGGGGGAGACGACGAGGTCGGGGAGGGGGTTCCCGCCCGGCGCCCCGCGGGCGCCACCAGTCACGGCCGGTGGCTGGGACGCGCCCGGGGCGGGGACGCCCAGCTGGGCGACGAGGGCGATGACGACGATGGCTGCCACCCCCCACCAGGACGGGCGCACGCGCCGGCCCGGGTGGGCGTGGGAGCACGGGGTGAGGAGGGGACTCACGACGCGCAATCTAGCTTGTGGACTTCGGAGCCGAGGGTTCCCGGGGGCGTGTCCCCCGCGGAGGTCAGTGCTGGTGCGCCGCCGGCGCTTGTTCCCCTGCACCTTGGGGCGGTGTCGGCGAAAGCGCCAGCACCTGCTGCCAGGTGAGGACCTCGCCGCCATATCGCTCGGTCAGGGCGGCGGGCGAGAGGGTGGGGGCGAACGAGGTGAGCTGGCGCCCCATCGGGCTGTGCAGCGACCCGCCGCTCACGAAGCGGGCGCTGTCGGCGGGGACCATCCCGCCGCCCTGGAAGTCGGCGACCCAGACTCCCGCGAACCTCGCGCTGTCGCCGGCGGCGGCGATGTAGCTGGCGAGACACTCGACGGCATCGAAGGTGAGGATGCGGCCGGTGGTGGTGCGCACTTCGCCTCCAAAGCGCACGTCGGAGATCGCCATCTTGCAGTATTCGCAGGAGTCCTCGCCCACCCGCAGCGGGCGCGGGCCGTCGCCGGTCTTGCAGCCGACGACGGTCAGCACCACGACGGCGAGGACGACTCGCAGGACGGCGCGCAGCGCGGCGCGCATCGCGGCAGGGGGCACTCAGGCCACCAGCGCTGCGCTGCGGGCGGTCGCCGCCTTGCGGGCCGTGTCGGGTGCCACCACCCCTTTCCGGTCGATCACGAGGGCCAGGACCCCGAGCCCGAGGGCGAGGATCGCGGCGTAGCCGCCGACCCCGGGTATGGACGTCGCCGTGAAGTTCAGCAGCTGCTTGGAGCCGATGAGCGGCGGCTGGTACGACATCCCCGGCACCTTGATGATGGCGTTCTCCATGTCGAGGTCGTGGCCGTACTCGTACTCCCACTTCCAGAAGTCCACGAGGCCGACCAGGGCCACCACGAGGAAGACGGCGATCCAGGCCTGGGCCACACGCCGGCGCCCCACCGCGGCCGCCGCCAGTCCACCGGCCACGAGGACGGCGACGATGAACGGCATCAGCTTCAACTCGGGGATCGCATCGGGGACGATGCGCTTCATCCCGATATAGTGATTCAGGTTGTTGATGTTCTCGAGGTCGTTCTCCTTGATCCCCTTCACCGTATTGATCCAGATCTGCATCCCCAGGCCTTCCGGGTACTGCGGGGCGTTGAGGTAGACACGCCAGATCGGCGCGAAGTACATCGCGACCAGGAGCAGGGCCGAGACGGCAAGGA
The sequence above is drawn from the Gemmatimonadetes bacterium SCN 70-22 genome and encodes:
- a CDS encoding bifunctional ornithine acetyltransferase/N-acetylglutamate synthase, whose amino-acid sequence is MAFHEPPRFPRGFRCASRNVGLKPTARDLTLFASDVECSAAALFTRNHFPGAPIILGRETIRGGRLRAVIANSKCSNVATGDEGVRRARRMAAAAAAELGTSADRVLVSSTGVIGVPLPIEKIEAGVPGMAGELQDDPLLGAEGIMTTDTHPKALSASVGKATITWVAKGSGMIEPNMATMLAYIFTDAAFSPEALDRMLRAAVHVSFNMLSVDTDTSTSDTCAILANGHAGPVDEGDFQAALTAGCIRMTEILARDGEGAEHLIRATVRGARNDDEARRVAKSLVNSPLVKTMVHGADPNVGRLLMAVGKCFEVPVVANRTDAWINGFPVVQGGMRLAFDDATVRATLASEVVDLVVDLGVGTATAVAYGCDLTKGYVEENAAYYSS